One Streptomyces umbrinus genomic window, CGCGCGCTCGGTCTCGGTGCCGAGGGACGCGAAGAACCTGGGGTAGTCGCTCTTCTTGATCACGGCGGGGATCATCAGCACATCGCCGTAGTTCTCGGTGTTCATCCGGATCTTGACCTCGCCCTCGTAGTCCGTGAGGGCGTCGAACTCGACCTTGACCTTGGGATAGTCCTTGTTGAACTCGGCGGCGTACTTCTTCATCGTGCCGTCCTGCACCAGGTCGGTGCGGTGCGTGAGGACCGTGATCGTGCCGGTCACCTTGTCCGGGTCGACGGGGGCCTTGGCGTCCGCGCCCTTCGACGTGCCTCCGCTTCCGGTACAGCCCGCGGCCAGCAGTGCGGCGGCGAGGAGACTTCCGGCGAGTTTCGTGCGGCGGTTCATTTGCACCAGCTCCGTTCAGGGACGGATGAGCACGAGTGGGGATGGCTGGTTCCGCACTCTGGCAGTCGCCACTAAACCGGTAAAGTCCTTATTTCGGCCAACGATTCAAGAGTGTGTACCAGCCCTGGTCAGCAATGTCCTATACCGGTTTAGGAGTGCGCATGCTGGACGTCACACCGATCGACGAGGGATGGATCCTGCGGCACGACGGGGCCGCGCTCCCCGCCACGGTGCCGGGCTGTGTGCACACGGATCTGCTGGCGGCTGGGGTCATCCCGGACCCGTTCCTCGGGCGGAACGAGACCGACGTGGCGTGGGTGGGGCGGCGCGACTGGACGTACGAGACGACGCTCACCCCGATCCCGGGCGGGCACGAGCAGACGGACCTCGTCCTCGACGGTCTCGACACCGCGGCGGAGATCCGGCTCGACGGTCGACTCCTGGGCTCCGTACGGAACATGCACCGCTCGCACCGCTTCGACATCACGGGGCTCGGCGGCCGGCTCTCGGTGAACTTCCGCTCGGCCTACGGTGAGGCGGAGGCGGTGCGCGGGCGGCTCGGCGAGCGGCCGAACGCCTATCCCGAGCCCTTCCAGTACATCCGCAAGATGGCCTGCTCCTTCGGCTGGGACTGGGGGCCGACACTGGTGACGGCCGGCATCTGGAAGCGGGTGCGCCTGGAGCACTGGTCGACGGCACGGATCGCCCGGGTGCGTCCGGTCGTGACGGTCGAACAGGGCGTGGGGCGCGTCGAGTTGTACGTCGACGTCGAACGGACCAGGGTCGAGGCGGGGCTCACCCTGGGCGCGAGGATCGGCGGCATCCGGGCGGAGGCGACGGTCGACGGCACCAGCGGGGTCGTCCGCCTCGAAGTGCCGGAGGTCGATCTGTGGTGGCCACGCGGGTACGGCGAACAGCCGCTGTACGACGTCGAGTTGTGGCTCGGCCACGAGGGGCTGCTGGACATCTGGCGGCGCCGGATCGGCTTCAGGACCGTCGAGCTGGACCGCGGGTCCGACGAGCACGGGTCGGGCTTCACCCTCGTCGTGAACGGCGAGCGGCTCTTCGCCCGGGGCGTCAACTGGATCCCGGACGACGTCCTCCCGTCCCGGATCACCCGCGAGCTGTACCGCACCCGGCTGACCCAGGCGGCCGACGCGGGCGTGGATCTCGTACGCGTCTGGGGGGGCGGCATCTACGAGAGCGAGGACTTCTACGACGCCTGCGACGAGTTGGGCCTGCTGGTCTGGCAGGACTTCCCCTTCGCCTGCGCCGCCTACCCCGAGGAACAGCCGCTGCGGGGCGAGGTGGAGGCCGAGGCGCGCGAGAACGTCGTACGGCTGATGCCGCACCCCTCGCTCGTGCTGTGGAACGGCAACAACGAGAACCTGTGGGGCTTCAAGGACTGGGGCTGGGAGCAGCGGCTGGCCGGGGACTCGTGGGGCGAGGGCTACTACCTCGGTCTACTGCCGCGTGTCGTCGCCGAGTTGGACCCGACACGGCCGTACACGCCGGGCAGCCCCTGGTCCGGTTCCTGGGACCGCCACCCGAACGATCCGGCGCACGGCACGCACCACTCCTGGGAGGTGTGGAACCGGGAGG contains:
- a CDS encoding glycoside hydrolase family 2 protein; protein product: MLDVTPIDEGWILRHDGAALPATVPGCVHTDLLAAGVIPDPFLGRNETDVAWVGRRDWTYETTLTPIPGGHEQTDLVLDGLDTAAEIRLDGRLLGSVRNMHRSHRFDITGLGGRLSVNFRSAYGEAEAVRGRLGERPNAYPEPFQYIRKMACSFGWDWGPTLVTAGIWKRVRLEHWSTARIARVRPVVTVEQGVGRVELYVDVERTRVEAGLTLGARIGGIRAEATVDGTSGVVRLEVPEVDLWWPRGYGEQPLYDVELWLGHEGLLDIWRRRIGFRTVELDRGSDEHGSGFTLVVNGERLFARGVNWIPDDVLPSRITRELYRTRLTQAADAGVDLVRVWGGGIYESEDFYDACDELGLLVWQDFPFACAAYPEEQPLRGEVEAEARENVVRLMPHPSLVLWNGNNENLWGFKDWGWEQRLAGDSWGEGYYLGLLPRVVAELDPTRPYTPGSPWSGSWDRHPNDPAHGTHHSWEVWNREDYADYRLHVPRFVAEFGWQAPPAYATLRRALPDEQLAPDSPGMLHHQKADDGNGKLMRGLARHFPVPEQGFFEGDFDRWHYLTQVNQARAVAAGIEHWRSHWPVCAGTIVWQLNDCWPVTSWAAIDGDGREKPLYHELKRLYADRLLTLQPRGEGLVLAVINQAADPWKGRLTLRRMSVEGDVVAEASVGFDAGARAVADVRVPRELEPVGPKEFLVADGDAGSDGGGDVLRALHFPVPDREVPYPRPRFDISVSPGGDQVTVTAHTLVRDLLLQADRLAPSASADRGLVTLLPGEQVTFGVRGWETLDDLDAETARSALYCVEPAR